A window of Cyclopterus lumpus isolate fCycLum1 chromosome 10, fCycLum1.pri, whole genome shotgun sequence genomic DNA:
tgggggcaggGGGTTTTCAGAGGCTGGTTATTTTGGGATTACATTAAGTGAGGAACTAAGGGCGTGTTAGTTTAGGTTCATGGGCCTTCAGTGTCCCAACAGCGTCCTTCACTGCATGATAGATGATGTTCTTCACCTGAGAAAGAAATGACAAGAAGTCTGTTAAAACAAGGGCATGGAAACCACGCATCACACTGACgagggctttttttattttgccacaAACGTGTCTGTATTGTATAAATTCATTCAGTTTTATATTGATTTCCATCAATTTATactttttaattgaattactCTAAGCTATTAATAAACCTGAATGAATCACTTCTCTTGGCAATGACACCAGCAGATGATAAAGGTTGCGTTAACAGatgcatactttttttttaaaacacatcatTCAAACGTGACACTGAAAAACATCCTGAGAGAAAAGCACACCAACCTGTAGCTTGTCTTCGTGGTTTGTATGAGTCGTGGACAGGTGTCTGAACTCTTGCGTCAGTCTGAAACAGTGTTTTACATGCTCAGGAGACACAAAGTCCTCTGCCACCTTGATACAGCTGTACAGGTTGTGAACCTAGAGGGGGAGAGCATAAAATGTAGAAATATGTTAATGAAACAAGATAATTAAGTGTCTTCAATTCTCTAAATAAAAGGATATCAATAGCAAGCATCTTAGATAGAGCACAGAAATGTCTTACCTGGTGTGGCGCTCCAGCGGGGATAAATACGGCATCTCCTAAGAACTGTACAATGGCCCATCCCTGGACGCCATATTCTTCATAGAGCCTGCGGCGGAGAACTTGGTCCAAGTACCAGCTCTGGTCGTGAATGGGGTCGTGGTCTGGAGGGTTCTCTTgaccctgctcctctcccacCTGACACGGATAATCCACGATTAATAAGAACCGCACTATTGGCTTCGGGTGTTGTTGCTAACCAGCTGATGATAACTTGgtataataaacaataatgtaGTGGATGGAAAACCAAGGATTCAGATAAACATAAATGTATGGACTGTATGTAGTCTTAAATTAATGTTGGGTGGCCAGCAAAGAGTTTTCTGAAAGGTAATTGCTTTTTAGAACCCAATTGTATCTGCTACAGGTAGTGCACTTTTCATAAAATACATCACTGTCTGTGTAAACCTCAAGAGATCACATGCTATTTTAGACAGAAGTCTTCTGGCTGCTGACCTTGCGGAGAAGTTCTCTGATCTTCTCAGCATCCTTGGCAGCGTAGATGTGCCAGAGAGCTCCAGGTTTTTCCTTTGCCTCGTATACCCTTCTCTTTGTCATTTCATCTACATCACCCTCCTCAATAGTGGTCATGACCTCTGAAGGAccaaacagaaacaacacacagacacacacatacagggcACCAGAGGATTATCAGCCGTGTTTCTATGATGACAATTCTTTCTTAAATTAAGTTTGGATCTGTGGTTGCTGATGATTCAACATTAATACATTGAAGACTACTCTCTTGAATTAGTTCCAGTTTGATGACTTAAAACGTCATGCCCCAGTGACTGGTACTGTCAAGCAAATCTGAATGTCTAATGTTTCATAGAATTATTCTTAAACAACTGAATTTATGTACATCCATCATATCGTTTGACAAAAAGGCAAAGAGCTGTGGTTCTCAACTGGCGGATCATGACTTGTGAGGATGCAGGTCTACTATAAGTGAAATGTAGGATTGGGGGCCATTAACAGTTTCATTCTAAAGTGCACTGATTTCCCACAACTTTTAAAATACTGTTTGTAGCTGCATTATGTTGCTGACGTGACACAAACATCACAAGCCGTTAAGACAGCATTTGGTAAAACATGAAATGCCATAAAAAGGACCATGGTCTCTAGTGCAAAGAAGAATTAAAATGGTTCAAATTTTCAATGATTTTGACTTCAGACAAATGTGGATCATGAGGCtggaccagttgagaaccactggggcaaagaaaaagacaataacatTTACTGACATAATATTCACATTCACAGCATTGGGTTGATCGTACGGAGCAGCTAACTACCTGACAATACATTGACCTCTCATTGACAGTCATTCAGAAAGATAATAAGTGACTGTGTTTGCTTCAGTGGACCTTTGCCCTTCACTTGCTCAAAGATGTTTTCCCCCAGAGTTTTCTCTTTGCTAGCTAACTATGTGTATGCATTTAGCTAGGTGGTCAATATAGGTAACatattagctgtgtgtgtgtgtgtgtgtgtgtgtgtgtgtgtgtgtattgcattaattattatttggtAAGTCACAATTACTCTTTCACAGAAAGGGTGATACTTTTGGGTGTGTGCTAGTGTCACTGAGTGAAAGGAAGCCTGCAAGGGAATAGGGATGCCAATTATAGATGACACTTATTGGTCTCATCAAAATAGATAATTCCGTAAATTACATGAAATTGTGTGTGAACTTATGTCAATTATGTTCACACACAACAGTACACAATGTTTCACCCGACCCTTTAATCTACAAAGAAGAAATTCAGGATCTCCAAAGACCAAAACCCGAAATGTAATTGCCATCCATTATTCATAGAAGTTGTTAATAAAGCCGTTACATAGAAATTACCAAAACATGCCACAGTAGAATCCAATAGATGTGTCCCAGTGCTCTGGCCTCTACAGCACAGATAATACCAAAAGGATGGAGCGGAGGATTGAAGAAGGGGAGTTAGTCAAAAAGAAGGGCATGCTACTGAAGTGATACAATTGAAAGTCTACAGACCTTTGCGTCCATTGATATCTGCCtctgagaaagagaaatgtTGTCATAATGTAAATGAGTGACCCACTGAAAGGTCTTTTCAGTGTCCTATCCAAGCCAATCAAGCCTAGAGCAACTAAAAACAGCTGTGACAATCATCTTTAAGAGTGTTCAAGAGTAATCAATGTGGTTAATGTTCAATGTTTGAACATTAGTTATTTCTTTTATCctacatatattttttacaatgtCTCGGATTTGGTATGAAGTGAAAAAAGAGAACAGTACAAAACAAAGAGAGGGGCAGAAAGTGAGTGTTTAACTCCACTGACCTTGCTCTGGGTCTCCCTCTATTTGAGGGATACCAACATAGACCATTACGTTGACAGCATCAGAGACATCCAGATGGAGATTAGTGGTTCCCACTTTCCTGTCTTCAGAAGAGGTTAAGCCTGGGTGGAAAGAAAGACAATGAGGGAgtaagagagagaagatgaaaggAACGCGAGATCTAACCGAGTTGACAGGGACGAAGCCAATCCTTCTCACCATAGGCGTTGTACATCTTAGGTCCGAGGTCAGGACGCACAAAAAAGTTGGGCAGACGGGCAGCAAGGTTTAAACGACCATCTCTTTTTGTGTACTCGGGCAAAGGAAGGTTATCCATCAGATCGTCAAACCTGGCAAAAGTATGAAAGAATATTGCAACACAAATAAgattcacaaatgtgttttgtaaaaataattaattatttcacaaaaataaagcaaaagcAATCTTTCTTAAACTTGGTTAACTGGTAATTTGAGATATTCCTCAAAGAAACAGACCAATTACGGTGGTTATTTGCCATTTAACAAGCTTATGTAAATACTAACATGAAGGTACCAATTGAGGTACAAATCATAAATGCGCCAGAATGGCAAAGAAATACTAATATTAACAATATGATAAAGGATAAATATACCCATTGTGGTCTGTGAGAAATGTCTAAAACTCCATTAATAATAACAGACTTTGGGCATTCAAGATATTTATGAATCATATGTGTGGTTAGCCTAAAGAATATACATTATTGTATGTTATTAGTATGATACATAGTTGGAAACCACTCTGGGAATGAAGCAGGTAGCTTGGTTGGTGAGCAAATGCATAGAAAACATGAGCAGCAACATGTTGCTGGGACCCTCACCGTGTGGGCATCATGTCCCTGAAGTCTTCACCTGGTGGCCAATCCTTTAATTTCAACACCATGGGCTTGCCCTCACTATCTTGAAGTCGCTCTGCATTCACAGAAAAACATATTAGCTGACATATCTGAAAGAACCTTAAACTAAAATAACACAGTGCCTTGGGCATCAATTAATAAAGCAAACAATAATATAGTTTGTACACTCACTAGAGATAACCTCGAAGCCGTCCCAGAAGTCTCGGACCTTCACATCAGAAATGATAGCACAGTTCCTACAGTTGACGAGGTCTACGTCCTGGTCTCCAAACTCCCTACTGAAGGCATCAGGCCGCCACAAATCACCTTTCAGGCGTTTATGTATCCCTGACACCAACACGGGCTGCACACAAGAGAAGAGATTAGACAGATGAGAATTAAGTTTCAACCCGTGTATCTCAAACAGCAATCTTTCTTGTGCAGCTCCATCATGTTGCTGCCAGATGCCTCAGGAGTTTTACTAATTGTGGTTCTTACTTGTCCCTGCTTCCAGCACTCTCTGAAGATTTTCcagttgttgctgttgctgggGTCCTGTAGGCAGAGGAGCCGTCCGTCACAGAGCCAGGAATGTGAGGTATGTGGTTCCAAAACACTAAGGCCCATTACTCCGTCTTTGCGGCTGCCCAAAACACCGAGCTCGCCGCCCTCAGACGCCCCGGTCCGACGGCCTTCTGCCTTCTTGGTCTCCACAACGGAGGCGATGATGTGATCCAGGAAGTTTGGGAGGCTGCTCTTCAGCTTGTCACTCTAACAGACAAAACCACTTTAACTTTAGGAAAATAATATGCCAATAATATTATGCTTTCCATATTTAACTATGCATACCAAAGGGAAAAGTGTGACATTGTATTTGTAGTTTTCTTACAACTTATACATTTTTCAATCAGAAAGTGATCTTGCTGATTGGCTTTTTAGTATAAATGTGTTGAGCTTTCCACGTACCCCTGTTGAGGTAAATACAGAAGGGAATGGCACCCCACTCTCTCCAGGCCCCTGGGGGAGCTTTCCCGGTCCAGAGTTGAGCAGATCCCGGAGACTGGACCCCTCAGGTTTGGACTGGGTCATGCTGGAGCCCAGTAACAGACTGTTAAATAGCTTAGGACTGGAAGCAGAAGGCTTTGACAGGGCACTGAGTGAGTCCAGGCCAAAGGGAGGCCGGCTGTCTCGACTCATCATGGAGCGCAGAGAACCGGATTCTGGAAGAAATGGCAAGAGGATAGGGATGTAACTTCAACTTTAATATTGATTTAGAGGTTTCTCATGCACTCAGAATACACTGATTCAGCATTTCCTCTTTCCTACTTACCCTTGGTGTCATCCTTGGCTTTCTGTGTAGCCAAGTCTGccagccagtgcagagcagaggTGTTGCCCTCGCCCGATGAGCGAGACTCCTTGGCAGAGGACTGGATGAGGTTACAGGGGGAGGATGTACCACTGGTTGAGTTACTGACACTGCCCACACTTTCTCCTCCCCCACTGTCTGATGGCGCTGCTGTTTGCGTAGTTTCCGTTTTGATGGCTGATGTTTCTCCCTCTGATTTTAGGGTGATGCAAATACCAGACGCTGCACCTGCGAGGATTCCACTACTACCTGTTGTAGACTGCTGAGACAAGCACAACCAGACATTAAAGCCTTCAAGTTGAACACTTTTCAGAATGCAGATATGGAGAACTAAAAACATATGTGGCACAACCGTACCTGTGAAATCCCATTGGGGGCACCAGGGCGTACTAGAGGCTTAGTGTGTCGACTGGTACAGGGACAATTAGCCTTAATACCCCACTTGCCTCTCGCTGAGTGCACCATGTCACCTATGTTGTAAAGCGCTAAAAGGAGAAAGGCAAACAAAACAATCCTTACAACTCTTACTGTatcaatacaatattatatcTAATTACTTAATGCTTGTGGTAGGGATTGATAGATTTATGATTCAATCAGAATGTACATGTTACCTGTCCCAGGTATAATCTGCGTAGGCATAAGGTTCTGTGGCTCGTGAGGTTGGCCTTTGGCACACTTCAACCAAGAGAAAACCTCATCCTCCGGACCTTCATCTACATCTGAAGGAAAGAACATAATAACCTGTGTGTTTCCAACACACTCAACCTCAAAATATCTCACAAAGTAATAACCCTGTTATCActtgtttgtattattttaatagtAGTGAACTGGTAACAACTCTAAAAGCTCCCTGAATGTCATTCAGTATTGACTCACCCTCCCTTGGCCTGTTCCTACGGAGCCGATAGCAGTCCAGACACACTCCAAAGCCACACTTGCGACACACCCAGTGAATGTTGAACAGGGTGGTCTCACACACGTCACACATTTCTCTGACACCTCGCACGGCACGTTTCCACGCCACTTTCTCTGAAGGACAGaccaagaaaaaaagaggattaaAATAGACACATTTGACAGGATGAGTCTTGAGACAAAATGTAGGACaagataaaacattaaaagtgaataaaaCCATGTCTTTATACTCACGGTGAGGTTCCACCATCATCATGGCCTCCTTTTCAGACATGACCAATTGACAGAACTGGTCTCCCACATTGGCCAGGATGTACTTGGATGTATCAAGGTCAAGGCCCTCTAGGACAGCTGGTGCAGGTAGCCACAGACCCATGGCCATGGAATCGCTCTGCTGAGGACTCAGGAAGCCCTCCACACGCAGTACACCTTTACGAGTGAAAGCCAACCTGGtcatgggaagaaaaaaagaattaattCAGTAACACATCATGCTTGATTGATGATTGCTTCCTCTATTCTTTGCCCCTCTATGACTTTTTCTCTAAACACTCAGAACCACAAAGCAAGACATTGAGCAGCACAAGCATATAAACATGTACCTTCTGAAGTGGAAGAACCGACAGGACACATTTGGGTCGTGATCATCATCACTATCTTCGCCTGTAGTACGATATTTACGGTAGCGCTCCAGGCGGCACTCACGGCACTTGTGCAAGTGAGGGGCAACATTGATGCAGGAGCCATCCTGGAGAAAGGACTCACCAGACTGCTTCAGACGACGCACTTTGCTCTGGTCTTTTAGTACAGACTGGCCCACTGGGGGAAACAAATCAGTGTTAATTATATTTCTTCGCTTGTCACCACAAACGAGAAAGAGTGGACAAGACTTACCTTTGAAAGGCTTGTTACGTGGCCGGCCTTTAGCAGCCCCTTGGATTTTAGCTTTCTGCAACATTGCCCCATCCTTGGCAGGGTGAAGAGGTCCTCCTGGGATTTGGCCTTTCTCAGGGCCCTCTTCATTATCACTTAGGTCTGACAGGTCACTGTTGCTGCTAGAGTCAGAGTCACGTTTTGAGGATTGGCCTCTTTCCTCCAGGGTAAACTTCTGAGATTGGCTCTGGTCAAAGGACACAGGGACCTCCTCCATTCCACCAGGACCAGTGCTTCCAAACATGGGGCAGCCTGAGGTGGATGTAGGCATCTCTCCAGCCTCTAGTGCCTCCTTTGTCACAGTCCCATCactctgtgacctctgtgatGAGATTGGtgctggagaggaagaagagctggGTGAAGCAGCTGCTGAGAGCACTGGGAAAGAGGAAGATAAAATCCCCTTCGGTGGCTCTGCCATGGTGAAAAGGTTTGGCTTGCTGTCTGAGGCATGGCCAAGGGTCTGCGGCTCAGCCCCAGTGAGGCCAGCAAAGGAGGTGTGGGAGGTTTTGTCCCCATATGCCAGAAATGGATTAGCAGGCTCTTTGGAGGCCTGCAGAAAAAGGTTCTGGTGGCTATCTGAAGTATTAAAACCAGATTGCAGCCCTAAGCCTCCCACAGAAGTCCCATTACTGCTCTTCTTAGACATACTTTGAGAAGCTCCAGCAGCCCCTGTCAGACCACCAACATTTATACCAGaacctcttcctcctgcagagcCACCCATGCCCTGGAAGGCCAATGAAGATTTGTTGAGCACACCATTTCCTGATGAATGGCTCTCAGGCACTTTGGGCTGCTCAGGCTTTTTCAGCCCTTCAGTGG
This region includes:
- the kdm3b gene encoding lysine-specific demethylase 3B isoform X1, whose translation is MEVSLELVGKRLLLLLDDGRSANGSEPEPAAWSRDWLRGTVRAVSVIGLQVPEVSGEEATTTPAAAAGLTVFVEFENALQRCSWVQVFDKGVKAVLVEDSIVWASRSDGSTGTAGAPASSTAWPALVFRSLVDRVGLGSLVPVEYFGNKNFEFLPDNKTVQRFEVDKDIRHPLLLEQPSLQTAISSWRADFELQEIFRKGSYTIQGRRVRVYQPEFEECWASGLVSQHDPISHIMEITIDKGENQTVDPRVIHVMLAEELGKNGRRRKDSETMKGDCGRRRRTASEGDDDLNLKRFKGAVDAGADGQKCGDSNKMPAEGMGIWGGDSAERVSSTTKNGSSSEGTFAQGRVSSPNTNSSLQMDQSNATPRHPAHVKENGRSLSTQGAADSTTAVTHTPTPPPLKPAPSPFSTTSFPSLGQMPSLVPGAPVPKASPAPQPDRDEAFQSAYSKTAALVSPGPVTISWSHDSGPSVALSASVGFSPKAPTWGSQTEGSKTASGFCLPQTVPTASVFGDVTSQTNGAPTTTTASQDTPRPFGFGFGGAKNETQSKQDQNLFFQCMTQNSGSSPSPAAGPTQSKDTNYFTAVSESLSKEPPSLFKPTTSTEGLKKPEQPKVPESHSSGNGVLNKSSLAFQGMGGSAGGRGSGINVGGLTGAAGASQSMSKKSSNGTSVGGLGLQSGFNTSDSHQNLFLQASKEPANPFLAYGDKTSHTSFAGLTGAEPQTLGHASDSKPNLFTMAEPPKGILSSSFPVLSAAASPSSSSSPAPISSQRSQSDGTVTKEALEAGEMPTSTSGCPMFGSTGPGGMEEVPVSFDQSQSQKFTLEERGQSSKRDSDSSSNSDLSDLSDNEEGPEKGQIPGGPLHPAKDGAMLQKAKIQGAAKGRPRNKPFKVGQSVLKDQSKVRRLKQSGESFLQDGSCINVAPHLHKCRECRLERYRKYRTTGEDSDDDHDPNVSCRFFHFRRLAFTRKGVLRVEGFLSPQQSDSMAMGLWLPAPAVLEGLDLDTSKYILANVGDQFCQLVMSEKEAMMMVEPHQKVAWKRAVRGVREMCDVCETTLFNIHWVCRKCGFGVCLDCYRLRRNRPREDVDEGPEDEVFSWLKCAKGQPHEPQNLMPTQIIPGTALYNIGDMVHSARGKWGIKANCPCTSRHTKPLVRPGAPNGISQQSTTGSSGILAGAASGICITLKSEGETSAIKTETTQTAAPSDSGGGESVGSVSNSTSGTSSPCNLIQSSAKESRSSGEGNTSALHWLADLATQKAKDDTKESGSLRSMMSRDSRPPFGLDSLSALSKPSASSPKLFNSLLLGSSMTQSKPEGSSLRDLLNSGPGKLPQGPGESGVPFPSVFTSTGSDKLKSSLPNFLDHIIASVVETKKAEGRRTGASEGGELGVLGSRKDGVMGLSVLEPHTSHSWLCDGRLLCLQDPSNSNNWKIFRECWKQGQPVLVSGIHKRLKGDLWRPDAFSREFGDQDVDLVNCRNCAIISDVKVRDFWDGFEVISKRLQDSEGKPMVLKLKDWPPGEDFRDMMPTRFDDLMDNLPLPEYTKRDGRLNLAARLPNFFVRPDLGPKMYNAYGLTSSEDRKVGTTNLHLDVSDAVNVMVYVGIPQIEGDPEQEADINGRKEVMTTIEEGDVDEMTKRRVYEAKEKPGALWHIYAAKDAEKIRELLRKVGEEQGQENPPDHDPIHDQSWYLDQVLRRRLYEEYGVQGWAIVQFLGDAVFIPAGAPHQVHNLYSCIKVAEDFVSPEHVKHCFRLTQEFRHLSTTHTNHEDKLQVKNIIYHAVKDAVGTLKAHEPKLTRP
- the kdm3b gene encoding lysine-specific demethylase 3B isoform X2; protein product: MEVSLELVGKRLLLLLDDGRSANGSEPEPAAWSRDWLRGTVRAVSVIGLQVPEVSGEEATTTPAAAAGLTVFVEFENALQRCSWVQVFDKGVKAVLVEDSIVWASRSDGSTGTAGAPASSTAWPALVFRSLVDRVGLGSLVPVEYFGNKNFEFLPDNKTVQRFEVDKDIRHPLLLEQPSLQTAISSWRADFELQEIFRKGSYTIQGRRVRVYQPEFEECWASGLVSQHDPISHIMEITIDKGENQTVDPRVIHVMLAEELGKNGRRRKDSETMKGDCGRRRRTASEGDDDLNLKRFKGAVDAGADGQKCGDSNKMPAEGMGIWGGDSAERVSSTTKNGSSSEGTFAQGRVSSPNTNSSLQMDQSNATPRHPAHVKENGRSLSTQGAADSTTAVTHTPTPPPLKPAPSPFSTTSFPSLGQMPSLVPGAPVPKASPAPQPDRDEAFQSAYSKTAALVSPGPVTISWSHDSGPSVALSASVGFSPKAPTWGSQTEGSKTASGFCLPQTVPTASVFGDVTSQTNGAPTTTTASQDTPRPFGFGFGGAKNETQSKQDQNLFFQCMTQNSGSSPSPAAGPTQSKDTNYFTAVSESLSKEPPSLFKPTTSTEGLKKPEQPKVPESHSSGNGVLNKSSLAFQGMGGSAGGRGSGINVGGLTGAAGASQSMSKKSSNGTSVGGLGLQSGFNTSDSHQNLFLQASKEPANPFLAYGDKTSHTSFAGLTGAEPQTLGHASDSKPNLFTMAEPPKGILSSSFPVLSAAASPSSSSSPAPISSQRSQSDGTVTKEALEAGEMPTSTSGCPMFGSTGPGGMEEVPVSFDQSQSQKFTLEERGQSSKRDSDSSSNSDLSDLSDNEEGPEKGQIPGGPLHPAKDGAMLQKAKIQGAAKGRPRNKPFKVGQSVLKDQSKVRRLKQSGESFLQDGSCINVAPHLHKCRECRLERYRKYRTTGEDSDDDHDPNVSCRFFHFRRLAFTRKGVLRVEGFLSPQQSDSMAMGLWLPAPAVLEGLDLDTSKYILANVGDQFCQLVMSEKEAMMMVEPHQKVAWKRAVRGVREMCDVCETTLFNIHWVCRKCGFGVCLDCYRLRRNRPREDVDEGPEDEVFSWLKCAKGQPHEPQNLMPTQIIPGTALYNIGDMVHSARGKWGIKANCPCTSRHTKPLVRPGAPNGISQSTTGSSGILAGAASGICITLKSEGETSAIKTETTQTAAPSDSGGGESVGSVSNSTSGTSSPCNLIQSSAKESRSSGEGNTSALHWLADLATQKAKDDTKESGSLRSMMSRDSRPPFGLDSLSALSKPSASSPKLFNSLLLGSSMTQSKPEGSSLRDLLNSGPGKLPQGPGESGVPFPSVFTSTGSDKLKSSLPNFLDHIIASVVETKKAEGRRTGASEGGELGVLGSRKDGVMGLSVLEPHTSHSWLCDGRLLCLQDPSNSNNWKIFRECWKQGQPVLVSGIHKRLKGDLWRPDAFSREFGDQDVDLVNCRNCAIISDVKVRDFWDGFEVISKRLQDSEGKPMVLKLKDWPPGEDFRDMMPTRFDDLMDNLPLPEYTKRDGRLNLAARLPNFFVRPDLGPKMYNAYGLTSSEDRKVGTTNLHLDVSDAVNVMVYVGIPQIEGDPEQEADINGRKEVMTTIEEGDVDEMTKRRVYEAKEKPGALWHIYAAKDAEKIRELLRKVGEEQGQENPPDHDPIHDQSWYLDQVLRRRLYEEYGVQGWAIVQFLGDAVFIPAGAPHQVHNLYSCIKVAEDFVSPEHVKHCFRLTQEFRHLSTTHTNHEDKLQVKNIIYHAVKDAVGTLKAHEPKLTRP